The following coding sequences are from one Salvia hispanica cultivar TCC Black 2014 chromosome 3, UniMelb_Shisp_WGS_1.0, whole genome shotgun sequence window:
- the LOC125216941 gene encoding uncharacterized protein LOC125216941, whose product MRHKILAMIRNSSCELEDIKAGDMELWQKWETCCARTKWATMSSGRSTRTINTGRARTQTCVPDKTSDEDCDLFEKFLEISISMNLSLEINVAFCEVMWSGTVAAMQLFVNMKESMRLEYVKMQIANRRN is encoded by the exons ATGCGCCACAAGATTTTGGCCATGATACGCAACTCGTCTTGTGAACTG GAGGATATTAAGGCGGGTGATATGGAGCTGTGGCAGAAGTGGGAGACGTGCTGTGCTCGCACTAAATGGGCAACGATGAGCTCGGGAAGAAGTACACGGACTATAAATACGGGCAGAGCACGCACACAGACCTGCGTACCAGACAAGACAAGCGATGAAGATTGTGACCTCTTTGAAAAATTCTTAGAAATCAGTATATCGATGAATTTAAGTTTGGAAATCAACGTTGCCTTTTGCGAAGTGATGTGGTCTGGTACAGTTGCTGCTATGCAACTGTTCGTGAACATGAAGGAATCTATGCGACTTGAATATGTCAAGATGCAGATTGCTAACAGGAGGAATTGA